Part of the Palaemon carinicauda isolate YSFRI2023 chromosome 8, ASM3689809v2, whole genome shotgun sequence genome is shown below.
tacacaaacactactAAACAAAATTTTCTTACCAATATCTGACTGAACATTTCCACTTAATTTAATATTTTCAcaatctttagaattttcctcggTCAGTTGATAGATGAACCCTATAGCCATAATACAACTATTAGTCTAACATTTTTTCACTGAAGACAAAgtgaatatatatgtagcataATATAGCAAAATCTTAAAGGTCAATCTATACCTTCTATATGAATTCTAGTTAAGAAAAGCAAAACTGTAATATCTACCAAAAGCATAGGCCATTTACCATGTTTCAAGGATGATGTTTTTATCTCAGATGATCTATTCTCCAGAGCAGGAATGGTACCTACAAGattaaatatatttagaataattgTGATGCACTTACCATTTCAGAAAAGCTAAACATATACAAACTGCACATCAATACTGCACATAAAATACACACCATATTCAGGGTTGTGCAAATTATTGTTGGGATAAGCCAGCAACCAGTTTGAGGTATAATTTGATTGGTGGTGTAAATCTATTGATGTATCTGAAAATATGTATTACAACAATAAGtgcattatataaaaaatatgtatatgaataaatacacaaaaatcatTTTACTAAATTATGTACTGCAGTTATATAAATtatcagacatacatacataaatgaatagatgtatccaaaattgcacatggaaaaaaatataaataggatGCAACAAAGAATGCCATGAAGGTAAATGAAAGGTGAAAATACTGGCAAGGGCTCTCTGTGTACTTTATTCTCCTATCAGATTAAAGTACGGCAAAAGTGCTTGCGAGAATACTCGCCTTTCATTTTCCTTTGTAGCATACCCACGTGTAAAAAGGCATCTAAACTTTATATGACAAAATTAAATCAGCATTTTTCAATAACTCACTTGTCTTTGAAGGGTCAACATCTGATCTGGTGCAGCTATTAGAACCTGTAATGTGCAATAGATGCAGCCTTTTTATGTAGAAAAAAGTCTCACAGATACAAATAAATCTGGTGATAATATTGTAATGActgaacacatacagtatataaaatagatAACACATACCTTTTACATGTTGATCTGGGCAGGCATTTTGGCAAAGTTTGTCCGAAGCTGGATGTCGCTAGTTTTTGGTGGAGAAATGCCTGCTGCACACATGATAGCTCGAATTTAGTTGTACTGTAGTGAGGTTTTTTGCGTCAACTCCTGAATTTGAATGAGGTTCGTCCATATCAAGCATCTAGGTGAACATAAAATACCATATGTTATGCCATCCTATTTAACcatcataaataaaaacattttactgtGTTATAGTTTTGATTTATAGCATGTTGCAGAGAAAATCCAATCACTCGAATGTATCACTTtaaaagttaggttaggttaggttgggttaggataggttaggttaggttaggttaagcaaTGTAAAGTAACTTTTTGTGGGAAACACAttgagattatttaaaaaaaaaaaacctatggctATTTTTGGAGCTACAGCCAAACGTATTTCCTTGGCTGTGACTCGACTACTCGTTTAGATttgggtatttatttacaagagcacgctctccatttactcccaaattatgcagtcttgTAGCTTTCCTCTTCTTGTGCAGTGATTAGAAGGTTTTTTTAAATAATGGGAAAGcagaaaatggcaagatatgttgagcaagggggaaggggttataaaaaaaaaaaaaaactgtcttggtttccttactaaacgaccaggaaccgacatcgtcaacataatcAACctaacagaatttgtgatgccagcgtgcaTAAATAGAAGTTTGGGAtgctagcgtacatttgatatatatttagaatatatactaaattaaaaatggagtaatttctcaaaactgttcatgaaatatacaattcacaatttacaaatagtgacaattttgagtaatcactccatttttaatttagtatatatttctaataaatagtatatcaaatatacgctggcatcacgaacttctgtttagttGACTATTTTGGTTCCAGATCGTTTAATGAACAAACCAAGCTAGTATTTTTTAATAACCCCtcccccccttgctcaacatatcttccCGTTTTTTGctctcccagcatttaaagaaccttctaattactgtacaagaagaggaaagctgcaggactgcataattttgaagTACAGTAAATGGAgaacgtgctcttgtaaacaaatacagtGCTTTTCTGCTGCTTTTATCCATTTTCTCTAGGGCTTTTACATAAATTTGGAAGCTGCTTTTCCACTTTTTGGGATGGTTTACCCTCACCGTTACTCAATCTGTCTAACCTCTGGACATCTATCGGCATGTTTGCTGTGATACTAATCAGTTTCGGTTAGGCTAGGAATTTGAAAGTTTTTTCTAACCTTGTGGGCTATACTTTCATTGACACTTTTACTCTCTAAACCAACAATTTTTATTCTCTTAACTCTCTTGAATTGGCACAGCACTGCTTGATTGCTGGCTTGAGGGTGATGAAGTCATAGTTACTcactaaactttaaaaaaacaaaaaatgaaaaacaaaagagatttactgtggttgccttgccttaatcttatatgcaatatcagtggggcttacccattagcagcacatactgcatgtattatactgtttgtactcacagTTCTTTGTCCtaagggaacctgtgaaataccaaatgaggatcggtttctttttgtttatgtcacacaacacacttgtgtgacttctttactgttggcgccatgattttgtttcagtcaactgtcaaattctgaatataagcAAACAGACGGCAAACGATGTATATCTACAACGCCATATGAAATCGGAGcaatcaactattgtgttcacttcggagttgccaactagcgtattaacattctattttgagccttcctatgtTCCTTCAGTATTAGTCTTAGGTCGCGCCTGCGTAGATCCTCCGTCATCTTTGAGTAATGTAGCGCAGAACTAGTTAGTACTGACATACCAGTGTTACGAATAGGTTCTTCGTTACCCTGCGGTATCTCAAAGGGAGGGGGAAaattaacacaccaccaagagagttctTACCATCATGGATTTAAGCCAAGTCaaaattttataagtgttttgttatgttagtgatattgaagggcatgcatgcacgttagatatcgttactagcagacatttgtaaaataggaCTATACTttgggttgccggataggaaattttacaatgaatagttaagtttagtaataaatatgaatgtttttattcctggtcaaataataattcaaacataatgcaatttctcgatttattgaatgataggaacagaaaagaatccttgaaaagcTGTTAAAGAaactggtaatatgtaaaccaaattagggtaagtttaggtttccatatttattgaagattctatatgtttactattttggattcttttgagtaaatatataatgGTTTCGAGACTAGGATTATTGCGGGTGGTGATTGATACTGATTGATAACGTATATATTTAGCATTGATATTGGTGTTAATACGTGAATATGTTTGATAGATGTTTTTACCAATATTGCGTGTTACGAGAAAGTGTTCATTGTGTCGGGTTGTTATGATTAGGTTGGTATTGGCAATTTAGAAAACCGTTGACGCCGTACTTTTTTGCCGTGAATCATATGAAGAGATTGGAAATTTTATATGCGTTATACATTCTGAATTGATCAGTGTTAATCGTTGCCactaattaaaaacatttaagtatgaaaattattttccactagttgtgatttttattgaaaaataatttaaaggtGGAAGTAATAGTCTTGTTAAGTTGTTGAGTTTCGGCAATTCGTTAATAGTTGAAAGTGAAGTTAATAAATTAATTCTTTCCTATGGTGAAATTTTCGAGTTGTGTGAGTTTGCGCCGACATTGATAATATCGTTGTCGCAGCATTAATTAGGAATaatgttgtcgcacaggcggccatcTTGTTAATGACCGAGCAGTTAAGTTGTTGATTAAAACGAAAATGGGAAAGAATTTAATATAGTTGTGCAGTTGAAAATAATGTATCTAATTGTGCTGATAACTTTTGAATTGAATTTCTCTTGAAGTGTGTTAAGTAATTGTATTTAATGGGgtggttatatatgaaaaaaaattgtcgAAATTGTATATTCTACATAAACAGTTGTTTGTTGAAAttgctgaaaatttgaaaatttattggttTTAGCTGGTTTGATAATTATCTTTGGAAAAATGTCTGAAAGAGAAGCTTTGGTGAGGTCACGAGGTGGTTACAAGGGTGTAATCACCAAATGGGTAAATAAGATAGACTCTATTGCTGCAGGTaatgtcaatacattgtcttcaattaaagatttaattatgaaacaaatgaaGACTGTGCACGATCTGAATGACAAGATATTAGCCTTAACCACTGAAGAAGATCGAATGAAAGAGGTGGAAGAGCAATCAGAGTATGAAGTAGTAATTGGGGAACATTGGTATAAGTTGATCAATGCCATCACAGCGATATCAGGAAGCGGTTCTTCTGGAAATCCTCCGCCCACACATAAGACTAATGTTAGATTGCCGAAATTGGATCTCCCACATTTCACTGAAGATGTGTTGGAGTGGAATTCCTTTTGGGAATTATACAATGTGTCGGTACACCAGCGAGGGGATTTAGAACTTATTCAGAAATTCTCATATCTGCAAAGTTTGCTCGCAGGAGATGCTCTAAAACTGATTTCAGGATTTAAGTTGGAAGCTGCGAATTATTCACAAGCTATATCTCTTCTCCGAACCACATATGGGAAAAAGGATGAGATCAAACGAGTTCTAGTAAGAAGATTATTAGAAATGGAGTCCCCATCTCCATTCAGAAGCATTGCAATCATTCAGAGCAAATTTTGAATGTTCGATCAGATCATTAGAGAGTGAAAACCTGGAGTTGAATGAGTTCTACACTATTTTGCTTCATGGTAAGTTGcctaagagtgttagtgaaactgTAAAACGCAGATGTGGAGATGATTGGCTTGTATTTGACACATTTAAGAAATATCTGGAAGAAGAAATTCACAATCTAAGATCTTTCGTCTCAACGGATGTAAGTAAACCTGGAACTTTATCAACAATATCTACGTTCACAGTGAATCTATCACAATCTGTTAGACCTAAGAGTAAAGGGAATGTGAATAAATTTAGTTCTCAACAAACAAGAAAATGTGCATTGTGTGAAGGCGAACACTGGTGGACACAGTGTAAAACTTATGCCAGTAGGGATAAGAAACTGAGTCGTCTCGGGTTTTTACGATTTTGTTTTGTGTGTGCATCGAATAAACACTTTAGTGTAGATTGTGAAAAGCAAATTTGTGGAAATGGATGCTGATTGAAATATCATCGTGTATTATGTGATAAACAACAAACCAGCGAACCAAgtaaatcaacaattaaatcagcaaataaacctaataataatggtgtgcaAGTTGGAACACTTTCTGTAAGTGATCAGGGTCAGAAATCCAAGCAAAGGTCAATTTTACCAACAGCCACAATTGTGTTAAAAGGTAAAGGAAGACATTTGGTACGCCTTCGTGGATTATTGGACACTTGTGCAGAACGAACCTTTATCAGAAGGTCAGCACTTAAGGACGTACAGTACAGATCTAAAGGCACGGAAAACATTGCCTTAAGGGGTTATTTGACAAGTAAACCTGTAAATGAGTATGAGACGGTTAGTGTTTCCATACCTTATAAGGGTAGATTGATTATTATGGATTGTATTGCGGTAGATGAATTACCAGAGTATACTAAGAAATTCAACGTTAAACGAAATTTGAAAACTTGtgtaaaaccaaaatttgtctaacggacaaggatttcgatctgcctgtggacaaacaagcacccattgatatgttggaaggcgttgataatgtctataacatattacaccccggattcagaaaagctgggaaactgatattgttacctaccatatttggatatgttgtgacagggtcctgtaatgcccctccagtgcaggaaacccaggtaaatgtgttaaagctagcaactaacgagaaagtaattgaagctactcataaatttgatagtgatataaagaatgatttggatattttgtggaCTTTAGATAAAATGGGTATTGACTGCAATGAATTGGAAGAACATGATCGAAAGGTTCTAGAGGACTTTGAAAGTACCATTGTATATTCTGAAATAGAGAAGCAATATATTGTGGCCTTACCATGGAAGTCTAATAAGTCAAAGCTTCCATCCAATTTTGGCATGGCGTTGGGCCGGGTAAAGCAACAGTGTGCAAAATTTCAGAAAGATGAAACCTACCTGAACCACTATCAAAAAATCCTGAAGGATCAGGAGGATAGGGGGTTCATTGAAAGGGTAGATAAAAACAATGTGGTTGAAAATTGTCATTATCTAGCACATCATAGTGTACAGAAAGATAGTGCCACCACTCTAATCAGAATAGTTTTTGACTGTTCCTggagacaaggtaaaaatggattgagcCTTAACGAATGTCTGTGGACTGGACCACATATTACGACAGATTTGCTCAAAGTCTTATTGCAGTTCAGAACTAACAACTACGCCTGTATTAGTGATATAGAAAAAGTGTTTTTTATGGTGCAACTGAGAGAAGAAGACCGCAATTACACACGGTTTTTATGGTTGCCAGACCCAACGGATCCAAATAGCGAATTAATCATATATAGGTTTAGGGTGGTATTGTTTGGGGCTACGTGTTCTCCGTTTCTGTTGAATGCCACTATTAAATCACATCTGGCAGCTGTAAGAAAAGATAAGAATTGTACTGAGATGGTGGATATGATGAAAAGGGGGTTATATGTGGACAACCTTCAATTTACCTCCAACAGTGAAGATGaattaataaacttattttttggcgcaaacaaaatatttgcacagGCGCACTTGTATTTAAGGGAATGGACTAGTAATAGTGATCTTTTGAATACTGTTGCGGGTgcttatcgcataaaatcagaagaGAAGCAAACCTATAAAGTCTTAGGCCTAAATTGGAACATCTCTAATGATAAACTAACAATAACACTTAATCATCTTAAGACCAGTCAAACAAAACGTGAAATTCTAAGTGCAATTGCCCAAATTTATGATCCTTTAGGAATGCTTATCCCTATTACGATACGAGCTAGAATATTCTTACTGGATTTGTGAAAACAGCAGTTGAAATGGGATGAtctactttcagttcctttattagaacagtggaatgagttgtcaaaagacttagagaaaagtctcagtatttccttctccagaggcactaatctggagaaaacggattatctccacattttctgtaatgctagcataacagcttatggttgtgtggcctatcgagcaagtggtaaaacttcgtctctgattatggcaaagggtagagtagcacccattaaagagttgactgtacctaaattagaattaatggctttgttgttaggtgcaagattgtgtgaatttatagttgaaacttttgaaggaaataaatttgagaaaataataatttggtctgatagtaaagttgacaaagaataatttgccagtatttttgaaaaatagagtaTTGGAAATTAACTCTTATAACTACGAGGATCGTCTTTTCTTACGTCCCATCTTCAGAAAACCCTAGCGACTGGATTACTAGAGGAAAAAGGACAGAAGAAGTAAGAaataactccttttggtgggagggacctccctggttaaaatcagaaaaccacacatatcctattgacaggacatgggtgaaagaagctcaagcacaggatgaagttattcaagtccatcttgtagggaacagtgaaaaaacccatctgctaaactgggaaagatttagtagagtggacaaattttgtaaaactatagcttggattaggcgatttatttacaattgcaaatcaactggctgtagaaaaattggaagtttaatgctggaagaacttcaacaataaaataaaatgattatcctctTACAAAAGGAATACTTTCCGGAGGAATATAAAGCTTTGGAGAAGGGGGGTAAAATTTCAAAATTGACCTTATTAGTACAATTGAATCTCATCTTGGAAGAAGGAATTATAAGATGCAGAGGAAGATTGGAACATGTCGCACAGGCAGCGGAATTAAAATTCCCAATCTTACTGCCGAAAAGTTGTTTTCTCACAAAATTGATAGTAAGGGAGCATCACTGTTTACAAGCTTACATGGGAGTAAATGCAACCGTGGCAAGTGTGAGACAGGAATATTGGGTCCCACAGCTTCGCCAATTATCCAAAAGTGTAATTCATCATTGTATAATCTGTAAGAAAACACAAGGGAGACCCTACCGTGTAAATATTGCTCCACCATTGCCAGAATTTCGGGTGCAGAGAAAACAACCCTTTAGCGTTACGGGAGTAGATTATACAGGAGCGTTGTTAACCATGGAGAAACAGCAAAATCCTGAAAAAGCCTATATTGTGTTGTTTACTTGTCCAGTTACTAGAGGAATCCATATCGAATTAGTAAAAGATCTGTCCTGCGATTCGTTTCTTATGTTGTTCCGAAAGTTTTGTGGCCTTCGGGGATTTCCTTTTTTAATGCTAAGTGACAATGCTACTACCTTTGTATCGACTTCAGTTTATTTGAAAACATGGCAGAAAGTTCCTTAGTACAAGAACACCTGAATGCTATCGAATGTAAATGGAAGTTCATACCagccagagcaccttggtttggagctATATGGGAAAGATTGATTGGTCTTCTGAAAACATGTCTAAAGAGAGTAAGAGGTCAGGCCTTTCTCAGCTTtagtgaactttcctgtgttgtgaCTGAACTTGAAGCAATTATTAATGACAGACCCTTAAGTTATACTTCGGGAGATCTAGACCAGTTGGATATTCTGAcgcccaatcatttgattttaggacgtagattgagatctttccctagggaagtcatagattgggaagatgaaactaaggaccctctgtatggcgaaaataaggatgttggaaagcgatttttgtacatcataaaaaaatgtgatgacctgtggaaaaggtgggagagagaatatttaacttcTCTCAGAGAAACTCATCGAGTAGGAATCAGACACGAATCTTGGCCCAAAATgggagatgttgtgttgatacacgatgaaggaccgagaagtcgttggaagctctgtcaaattgtcaaattacacgtgggaccggatgatgtcttgcgcgtggttactttaaaaaccctcaaggtcaagtaatgagacctgttgtcaagctatatcctttggaattatggcaagagactgatgtcatATCTGAGAAAACTGATAACAAAAGCACCCGACCGAGCAGGAAAACAGCACAGGCGGCTACTGAGGCGAGAAGAGCCCTCATTCAAGTGGGACAATTATAACTTtaaatattgtttctgtttgctgggagtgtatcgtgacttacgacgaaatcacgatagtgtatttataaagaccagtaaacagtcatttatcttttattttgtaagggaaatattatgaacattatgcaatgtgagatgtgtagaaaattataattgttgtattcaattatttgtaataatataatatttctttttgtcaaagttttttgaaaggtaaaatatattaaatagttgtttgactctaagcaattgttaacgagttgttaaagtttgttttgacgaatgcgggtcgcgcCTGCGTAGATCCTCTGTCGTCTTTGAGTAATGTAGCGCAGAACTAGTTAGTACCGACTTACCAGTGTTACGAATAGGGTCTTTGTTACCCTGCGGTATCTCAAAGGGAGGGGGAAaattaacacaccaccaagagagttcttaccatcatggatttaagctaagtcaaaattttataagtgttttgttatgttagtgatattgaaaggcatgcatgcacgttagatatcgttactagCAGGCATTTGTAAAATAGGACTATACTttgggttgccggataggaaattttgcaatgaatagttaaggttagtaataaatatgaatgtttttattcctggtcaaataataattcaaacataacgcaatttctcgatttattgaatgaaaggaacagaaaagaatccttgaaaatctgttaaagaaactggtaatatgtaaaccaaactagggtaagtttaggtttccatatttattgaagattctatatgtttactattttggattcttttgagtaaatatagtGATAATGacgtccgaacttatggctgattacgtgaattggacattttgcttgactgtgaccttgacctttgacattgaccttgcaaaatttactcatttacagatttttacataatagttaatccctgcaagtttcattactctacgattgaaattgtggccaggaagttgttcacaaacacacacaaaaacgaacaaacacaaacagagggtaaaacataacctcattcgaACTTCGACATTTCATCGCCACCAACAGTTTTCACATTCTTAAAAACGCTAGAAAAGCGTTAATTTTTTCTCCAAAATCTTATCAGAATATGTAACTGGAACTCAGTACCGTAATTTCTAAGTTGAATATAGACCTGATTTTACGAAGATACGGCCTTATAATTTCATCAATGGCTTTAAAAAGGAATATAGGCCTAGAACCAGGCACTGGTAGGCTAATGTCTCCGTTTCTTTCTTTACCAACAACTACGGTTAAATACTAGACTGCAATGCTGTCAACTTGGAACTCCAAAACAGATAAAAACTGTTGAGCAATCTCACAGATTTGGAACTTACCACGCACTGAAAAAacgtcaaaataaaaatattctttgcaAATTTAGTCTTGTAAGAAAATTGCTGCTTATTCAAATTTCTGAGAGTTGAAACTCATAAAAATTCGCGAAAGCGTCAGAAAAATCAACCTGAAAAGTATATGCTCTTAAcccccattaaaggtttaaaggccgctcatgaatggcaaaggcaagggatagtgaaatTGCCCTACCAAgcgggacaatgccatagagactgaccacatataaataagatcagcacccaagccccatctccacccaagctaggaccaaggagggtcaggcaatggctgctgatgacttggcagatagacgtACAGGCTCCCTAAAATCCCCAATAATTAGCTCAcaggtatggtgaggttgcagagaccaaaggaactaaaggccCGTTTActcggggatagtttactggcgccagctTACTGACATCAGCAAACTATCCTTCGTGCAaaggcttactatcctggaaagtttatttgccgctagttactggcgccagtgaactatcctcGTGTAAACTGGCCTTtacgagtttgagcgcgactcgaaccccagtctggggaacaccagtcagggacgtcccCACATAG
Proteins encoded:
- the LOC137645189 gene encoding uncharacterized protein; translation: MIILLQKEYFPEEYKALEKGGKISKLTLLVQLNLILEEGIIRCRGRLEHVAQAAELKFPILLPKSCFLTKLIVREHHCLQAYMGVNATVASVRQEYWVPQLRQLSKSVIHHCIICKKTQGRPYRVNIAPPLPEFRVQRKQPFSVTGVDYTGALLTMEKQQNPEKAYIVLFTCPVTRGIHIELVKDLSCDSFLMLFRKFCGLRGFPFLMLSDNATTFVSTSVYLKTWQKVP
- the LOC137645188 gene encoding uncharacterized protein, whose product is MGIDCNELEEHDRKVLEDFESTIVYSEIEKQYIVALPWKSNKSKLPSNFGMALGRVKQQCAKFQKDETYLNHYQKILKDQEDRGFIERVDKNNVVENCHYLAHHSVQKDSATTLIRIVFDCSWRQGKNGLSLNECLWTGPHITTDLLKVLLQFRTNNYACISDIEKVFFMVQLREEDRNYTRFLWLPDPTDPNSELIIYRFRVVLFGATCSPFLLNATIKSHLAAVRKDKNCTEMVDMMKRGLYVDNLQFTSNSEDELINLFFGANKIFAQAHLYLREWTSNSDLLNTVAGAYRIKSEEKQTYKVLGLNWNISNDKLTITLNHLKTSQTKREILSAIAQIYDPLGMLIPITIRARIFLLDL
- the LOC137645187 gene encoding uncharacterized protein, producing MSEREALVRSRGGYKGVITKWVNKIDSIAAGNVNTLSSIKDLIMKQMKTVHDLNDKILALTTEEDRMKEVEEQSEYEVVIGEHWYKLINAITAISGSGSSGNPPPTHKTNVRLPKLDLPHFTEDVLEWNSFWELYNVSVHQRGDLELIQKFSYLQSLLAGDALKLISGFKLEAANYSQAISLLRTTYGKKDEIKRVLVRRLLEMESPSPFRSIAIIQSKF